One window from the genome of Streptomyces sp. WZ-12 encodes:
- the mmsB gene encoding 3-hydroxyisobutyrate dehydrogenase — protein sequence MTVTLAFIGLGNMGAPMAANLAAAGHRVRGYDKVATCLDAAATAGVTPAASATEAVADADLVFTMLPAGRHVLALYDDILAAARPGTLFVDCSTIDVADARAAHDKATAAGMRMLDAPVSGGVVGAEAGTLTFMVGGEPDDVAHVAPFLDVLGRKTVHCGGPSAGQAAKICNNMILGISMIAVSEAFVLGERLGLSHQALYDVAATSSGQCWALTTNCPVPGPVPTSPANHDYRPGFAAPLMAKDLGLAANAAKATGVRAELGQHAAQLYAAYAQEAGVEADFSGIVRDIREQRDGGPA from the coding sequence GTGACCGTGACCCTCGCCTTCATCGGACTGGGCAACATGGGCGCGCCGATGGCCGCCAACCTCGCCGCGGCCGGCCACCGCGTGCGCGGCTACGACAAGGTGGCCACCTGCCTGGACGCGGCCGCCACCGCCGGCGTGACGCCCGCCGCGTCCGCGACGGAGGCCGTCGCCGACGCCGACCTGGTCTTCACCATGCTGCCCGCTGGCCGCCACGTACTCGCCCTCTACGACGACATCCTCGCCGCCGCCCGCCCCGGAACGCTCTTCGTCGACTGCTCCACCATCGACGTCGCCGACGCCCGCGCCGCCCATGACAAGGCCACCGCGGCCGGGATGCGGATGCTCGACGCACCGGTCTCCGGCGGCGTCGTCGGCGCCGAGGCCGGCACCCTCACCTTCATGGTGGGCGGCGAGCCGGACGACGTCGCCCATGTCGCGCCGTTCCTGGACGTGTTGGGCCGCAAGACCGTCCACTGCGGCGGCCCGAGCGCCGGCCAGGCGGCGAAGATCTGCAACAACATGATCCTGGGCATCTCGATGATCGCGGTCAGCGAGGCGTTCGTGCTCGGCGAGCGCCTCGGCCTCTCCCACCAGGCGCTCTACGACGTGGCCGCCACCTCCTCCGGCCAGTGCTGGGCCCTGACCACCAACTGCCCCGTCCCCGGCCCGGTGCCCACCAGCCCCGCCAACCACGACTACCGCCCCGGCTTCGCCGCACCGCTCATGGCCAAGGACCTCGGCCTGGCCGCCAACGCGGCCAAGGCCACTGGCGTCCGCGCCGAACTCGGCCAGCACGCGGCCCAGTTGTATGCCGCCTACGCCCAAGAGGCCGGCGTCGAGGCCGACTTCTCCGGCATCGTCCGGGACATCAGGGAACAGCGCGACGGAGGACCGGCATGA
- a CDS encoding ETX/MTX2 family pore-forming toxin — MSHVSRRRVLTLAPAAGLAGALPSFLAAPNAAAAAPSRPNAARSARKTKAAARSLQEITDAWGAWMAKERFPASKGCRFTASTEYGKQSALNDYRRYQVGAKYRGITYDPSAPSPVPGQVSSVTTNYRNGSAVEQTVTYKQSKTTEQDLRISVTESLKIGISMEVSAEIPAVAKVSETTSIETNLSSTQEYTHKETQTWSVDLPLRIPSKSLIEASLVVGTQQYDIDWSATVNMTGNVAIWFEEKVDLNHDGDRHWLWFVPIEEVFRDCRANAIVDTTGYEITADGVDAFASGTFGGGQGVSLNVNVAQKDLDGTSRGTVARMTPVPLSQNGKKVIHAGR; from the coding sequence ATGAGCCACGTCTCCAGACGGCGCGTTCTCACCCTCGCCCCGGCCGCCGGCCTCGCCGGAGCACTGCCCAGCTTCCTCGCCGCCCCCAACGCCGCGGCGGCCGCGCCCAGTCGACCGAACGCGGCGCGGAGCGCCCGGAAGACCAAGGCCGCGGCCCGCTCCCTACAGGAGATCACGGACGCCTGGGGCGCGTGGATGGCCAAGGAGCGCTTCCCCGCCTCCAAGGGCTGCCGCTTCACCGCGTCCACCGAGTACGGCAAGCAGAGCGCGCTCAACGACTACCGCCGCTACCAGGTCGGCGCGAAGTACCGCGGCATCACCTACGACCCCAGCGCCCCCTCCCCCGTCCCGGGTCAGGTCAGCTCCGTGACCACCAACTACCGCAACGGCTCCGCGGTCGAGCAGACCGTCACGTACAAACAGAGCAAGACGACCGAGCAGGACCTGCGGATATCGGTGACCGAGTCGTTGAAGATCGGCATCAGCATGGAGGTGTCGGCGGAGATCCCGGCGGTGGCGAAGGTCAGCGAGACCACCTCGATCGAGACCAACCTCTCGTCCACGCAGGAGTACACCCACAAGGAGACGCAGACCTGGAGCGTTGACCTCCCGCTCCGGATTCCGTCAAAGTCGCTCATCGAGGCATCGCTCGTCGTCGGCACCCAGCAGTACGACATCGACTGGTCCGCCACCGTGAACATGACCGGCAACGTGGCGATCTGGTTCGAGGAGAAGGTCGACCTCAATCACGACGGCGACCGCCACTGGCTGTGGTTCGTCCCCATCGAGGAGGTGTTCCGCGACTGCCGTGCCAACGCCATCGTGGACACCACCGGCTACGAGATCACCGCGGACGGCGTGGATGCCTTCGCGAGCGGGACGTTCGGCGGCGGGCAGGGCGTGTCCCTCAATGTCAACGTCGCGCAGAAGGATCTCGACGGGACCAGTCGCGGCACCGTCGCGCGGATGACGCCCGTGCCGCTCAGTCAGAACGGGAAGAAGGTCATCCACGCCGGTCGCTGA
- a CDS encoding acyl-CoA dehydrogenase family protein, with amino-acid sequence MTTTYLTEDQLALVETTLDFTQDHLTPHALDWDRDKHFPLDVLRKAAGLGLGGVYVREESGGSGLARADGVLIFETLASGCPAIAGYLSIHNMVGWMIDHYGSPDQRERWLPRLCAMDDLASYCLTEPGAGSDAAALRTRAVRDGDDYVLTGVKQFISGAGAAQLYVVMARTGDEGPRGISAFLVDKDDAGVSFGANERKMGWNAQPTRQVILDGVRIPADRLLGGEGQGFRIAMNALNGGRLGIAACSLGGARSALDRSLAHLADREAFGTRLLDAQALRFRLADMATELAAARALVHQAAQALDRGDPQAPQLCAMAKRFATDTGYSVADRALQLHGGYGYLAEYGIEKIVRDLRVHQILEGTNEIMRVIVARGLTEAFQ; translated from the coding sequence GTGACCACGACCTACCTCACCGAGGACCAACTGGCCCTGGTCGAAACCACCTTGGACTTCACCCAGGACCACCTCACCCCGCACGCCCTGGACTGGGACCGCGACAAGCACTTCCCCCTCGACGTGCTCCGCAAGGCCGCCGGCCTGGGACTCGGCGGCGTCTACGTGCGCGAGGAGTCCGGCGGCAGCGGCCTCGCCCGCGCCGACGGCGTCCTGATCTTCGAAACCCTCGCCTCCGGCTGCCCCGCCATCGCCGGCTACCTCTCCATCCACAACATGGTCGGCTGGATGATCGACCACTACGGCAGCCCCGACCAGCGCGAACGCTGGCTGCCCCGGCTGTGCGCGATGGACGACCTCGCCAGCTACTGCCTGACCGAACCGGGCGCCGGCTCCGACGCCGCGGCCCTGCGCACCCGCGCCGTCCGCGACGGCGACGACTACGTCCTGACCGGCGTCAAGCAGTTCATCTCCGGTGCCGGCGCCGCCCAGCTCTACGTCGTCATGGCCCGCACCGGCGACGAAGGCCCGCGCGGCATCTCCGCCTTCCTCGTCGACAAGGACGACGCCGGCGTCTCCTTCGGCGCCAACGAGCGCAAGATGGGCTGGAACGCCCAACCCACCCGCCAAGTCATCCTCGACGGCGTCCGCATCCCCGCCGACCGGCTGCTCGGCGGCGAGGGCCAGGGCTTCCGGATCGCCATGAACGCCCTCAACGGCGGCCGCCTCGGCATCGCCGCCTGCTCCCTCGGCGGCGCCCGCAGCGCGCTGGACCGCAGCCTGGCCCACCTCGCCGACCGCGAGGCGTTCGGCACCCGCCTGCTGGACGCCCAGGCACTGCGCTTCCGCCTCGCCGACATGGCCACCGAACTCGCCGCCGCCCGGGCCCTGGTCCACCAGGCCGCCCAGGCACTCGACCGGGGCGACCCCCAGGCACCCCAACTCTGCGCGATGGCCAAGCGCTTCGCCACCGACACCGGCTACTCCGTCGCCGACCGCGCCCTGCAACTCCACGGCGGCTACGGATACCTGGCCGAATACGGCATCGAGAAGATCGTGCGCGACCTGCGCGTCCACCAGATCCTGGAAGGAACCAACGAGATCATGCGCGTCATCGTGGCCCGCGGCCTGACGGAGGCGTTCCAGTGA
- a CDS encoding CoA-acylating methylmalonate-semialdehyde dehydrogenase — translation MVRAHTPQPARELTHFIGGKPTPGTSGAHGDVYDPNTGEVQARVPLATRGETEAVIADATEAQRAWGEWNPQRRARVLLRFLQLAERDKDSLARLLSSEHGKTIPDAHGDLQRGLDVVEFAAGIPHLLKGEFSDNAGTGIDVHSLRSPIGVAAGITPFNFPAMIPLWQAAPALACGNAFILKPSERAPSVPHRIAELFLEAGLPPGVLNVVNGGKETVDTLLTDPRVGALGFVGSTPIAAHVYATAAAHGKRAQCFGGAKNHLIVMPDADLDQAVDALIGAGYGSAGERCMAVSVAVPVGADTADALVARLTERIAQLRVGRSDDPDADFGPLVGRDAVDRVRSYVDLGVEEGAELVVDGRDFTLPGHEGGFFAGPSLFDRVTPDMRIYQEEIFGPVLSVVRAADYEEALRLPSEHPYGNGVALFTRDGDTARDFTRRVNTGMVGVNVPIPVPVSYYTFGGWKRSGFGDLNQHGPDAIRFYTRTKTVTSRWPAGVREGASFTIPVMR, via the coding sequence ATGGTCCGTGCACACACTCCCCAACCCGCCCGCGAACTCACCCACTTCATCGGCGGCAAGCCCACCCCGGGAACCTCGGGCGCCCACGGCGACGTCTACGACCCCAACACCGGCGAGGTCCAGGCACGCGTCCCGCTGGCCACCCGCGGCGAGACCGAGGCCGTCATCGCCGACGCGACCGAGGCCCAACGCGCCTGGGGCGAGTGGAACCCCCAACGCCGGGCCCGGGTCCTCCTGCGCTTCCTCCAACTCGCCGAGCGCGACAAGGACTCCCTGGCCCGCCTGCTCTCCTCCGAGCACGGCAAGACCATCCCCGACGCCCACGGCGACCTCCAACGCGGCCTGGACGTCGTGGAGTTCGCAGCCGGCATCCCGCACCTGCTCAAGGGCGAGTTCAGCGACAACGCCGGCACCGGCATCGACGTGCACTCGCTGCGCTCGCCGATCGGCGTGGCCGCCGGGATCACCCCCTTCAACTTCCCCGCGATGATCCCCCTTTGGCAGGCCGCCCCCGCCCTGGCCTGCGGAAACGCCTTCATCCTCAAGCCCTCCGAGCGCGCCCCCTCGGTCCCGCACCGGATCGCCGAACTGTTCCTGGAAGCGGGCCTGCCGCCCGGTGTGCTCAACGTCGTCAACGGCGGCAAGGAAACCGTCGACACCCTGCTGACCGACCCCCGCGTCGGGGCGCTCGGCTTCGTCGGCTCCACCCCGATCGCCGCCCACGTCTACGCCACCGCCGCCGCCCACGGCAAGCGCGCCCAGTGCTTCGGCGGCGCCAAGAACCACCTGATCGTCATGCCCGACGCCGACCTCGACCAGGCCGTGGACGCCCTCATCGGCGCCGGCTACGGCTCCGCCGGCGAACGCTGCATGGCCGTCTCGGTCGCCGTACCCGTCGGCGCGGACACTGCCGACGCCCTGGTCGCACGACTGACGGAACGCATCGCCCAACTCCGCGTCGGCCGCAGCGACGACCCGGACGCCGACTTCGGGCCGCTGGTCGGCCGGGACGCCGTCGACCGGGTGCGCTCCTACGTCGACCTCGGCGTCGAAGAGGGCGCCGAACTCGTCGTCGACGGGCGGGACTTCACCCTCCCCGGCCACGAGGGCGGCTTCTTCGCCGGCCCCTCGCTCTTCGACCGCGTCACCCCGGACATGCGGATCTACCAGGAGGAGATCTTCGGCCCCGTCCTGTCCGTCGTGCGCGCCGCCGACTACGAAGAGGCGCTGCGCCTGCCCAGCGAACACCCCTACGGCAACGGTGTCGCCCTCTTCACCCGCGACGGCGACACCGCCCGCGACTTCACCCGACGCGTCAACACCGGCATGGTCGGCGTCAACGTCCCCATCCCGGTCCCGGTCTCCTACTACACCTTCGGCGGCTGGAAGCGCTCGGGCTTCGGCGACCTCAACCAACACGGCCCGGACGCCATCCGCTTCTACACCCGCACCAAGACCGTCACCTCCCGCTGGCCCGCCGGCGTCAGGGAGGGCGCCAGCTTCACGATCCCGGTCATGAGGTGA
- a CDS encoding enoyl-CoA hydratase/isomerase family protein, with amino-acid sequence MTGADDQPVLLETRGRAGYLTLNRPRALNALTHPMVRRIDGALTAWENDPSIETVVLTGAGERGLCAGGDIRAVHDDARDGDGTASAAFWADEYRLNARIARYRKPYVALMDGIVMGGGVGVSAHGSVRIVTERSRIAMPETGIGFIPDVGGTYLLALAPGSLGLHLALTGAQIGAADALLCGLADHYVPSEALPALGDDLAERPVHAVLERHVRPAPSGQLADQRPWIDACYTADTVEEIIDRLSSHGDPAAKEAAETLLTKSPTSLKVTLTALRRARHLGSLEAVLDQEYRVSCASLTAPDLVEGIRAQIVDKDRNPRWSPPALADVTDAHIARFFAPLGADELGLTQPGPTQEVPW; translated from the coding sequence GTGACCGGCGCCGACGACCAGCCCGTCCTGCTGGAGACCCGCGGCCGGGCCGGCTATCTGACCCTCAACCGCCCCCGTGCCCTCAACGCCCTCACCCACCCCATGGTCCGCCGCATCGACGGGGCCCTCACCGCCTGGGAGAACGACCCCAGCATCGAGACCGTCGTACTGACCGGCGCGGGGGAGCGGGGCCTGTGCGCGGGCGGCGACATCCGCGCCGTCCACGACGACGCACGCGACGGCGACGGCACCGCATCCGCCGCCTTCTGGGCCGACGAGTACCGGCTCAACGCCCGCATCGCCCGCTACCGCAAGCCCTATGTCGCCCTCATGGACGGCATCGTCATGGGCGGCGGCGTCGGCGTCTCCGCCCACGGCAGCGTCCGCATCGTCACCGAACGCTCCCGGATCGCCATGCCCGAGACCGGCATCGGCTTCATCCCCGACGTCGGCGGCACCTACCTCCTCGCCCTCGCACCCGGATCGCTCGGCCTCCACCTCGCGCTGACGGGCGCTCAGATCGGTGCGGCCGACGCCCTCTTGTGCGGACTCGCCGACCACTACGTTCCTTCCGAGGCCCTCCCGGCACTCGGCGACGACCTCGCCGAGCGCCCCGTCCACGCGGTCCTGGAGCGCCACGTCCGCCCGGCCCCGTCCGGCCAACTCGCCGACCAACGGCCGTGGATCGACGCCTGCTACACCGCCGACACCGTCGAGGAGATCATCGACCGGCTCTCCTCCCACGGCGACCCGGCGGCCAAGGAAGCGGCCGAGACGCTGCTCACCAAGTCACCCACCTCCCTCAAGGTCACCCTCACCGCGCTCCGCCGGGCCCGGCACCTGGGATCCCTCGAAGCGGTACTCGACCAGGAATACCGCGTCTCCTGCGCCTCCCTCACCGCCCCCGACCTGGTCGAGGGCATCCGCGCCCAGATCGTCGACAAGGACCGCAACCCGCGCTGGTCCCCGCCCGCCCTCGCCGACGTCACCGACGCGCACATCGCGCGCTTCTTCGCCCCCCTGGGCGCCGACGAGCTGGGACTCACCCAACCCGGCCCGACACAGGAGGTCCCCTGGTGA
- a CDS encoding ferredoxin, whose translation MQIVVDLTRCQGYAQCVFLAPEMFQLHGEEGLLYAPSIPEDQEERVRQAVAACPVQAILMGEGVKADGQ comes from the coding sequence ATGCAGATCGTCGTTGACCTCACGCGCTGCCAGGGCTATGCACAGTGCGTGTTTCTCGCGCCGGAGATGTTCCAGTTGCACGGGGAGGAAGGGCTGCTCTACGCCCCGTCCATCCCCGAGGACCAGGAGGAGCGCGTGCGCCAGGCCGTGGCCGCGTGCCCGGTCCAGGCCATCCTCATGGGCGAGGGAGTGAAGGCCGATGGACAGTGA
- a CDS encoding NAD(P)/FAD-dependent oxidoreductase, producing the protein MDSDLHDGHIVIIGASLAGLRAAEKLREEGFTGSLTVVGDEPYPPYDRPPLSKQVLLGHVPADTTGLPMRRDPKAVWRLGVRATGLDPIAKRVSLADGEALPYDRLLIATGTRARPWPNPEEAALDGVFTLRTRDEAAGLSAHLAAGPQRVLVIGAGFTGSEIASACRERGIEVTVAERGPAPLVGAVGGTLAKLAAGMHRGHGVDLRCGVTVTALRGDGDGRFVGADLSDGSHLDADVCVAALGAIRNVEWLADSGLAAGPRGLACDAGCRAFNMYGIVTDDIFVAGDVSRFPHPLYEYQLLSLEHWGNAVEQAEVAAHNMVNPGPLRRPHLAVPVFWSTQFGHNIKSVGVPTFSDHVVIAQGTLEAGRLAVVYGYRGRVTAAVTVNMAKALEHYRNLIESAAPFPPEPGAADRPLAAEIAIPSDVPDPKGLSHGPTVALTGHLPDRRLVTVQHG; encoded by the coding sequence ATGGACAGTGACCTGCACGACGGGCACATCGTCATCATCGGAGCCTCACTGGCCGGACTGCGCGCCGCCGAGAAGCTGCGCGAGGAGGGTTTCACCGGCTCACTGACCGTGGTCGGGGACGAGCCCTATCCGCCCTACGACCGGCCACCGTTGTCCAAGCAGGTGCTGCTCGGCCATGTGCCGGCGGACACCACGGGCCTGCCCATGCGCCGCGACCCGAAAGCCGTCTGGCGGCTCGGGGTGCGCGCCACCGGACTGGATCCCATCGCCAAGCGGGTGTCCCTGGCGGACGGTGAAGCGCTGCCGTACGACCGGCTGCTGATCGCCACCGGGACCCGGGCACGTCCCTGGCCCAACCCCGAGGAGGCCGCTCTCGACGGGGTGTTCACGCTGCGCACCCGCGACGAAGCGGCGGGTCTGTCGGCGCACCTAGCCGCCGGGCCGCAACGCGTGTTGGTGATCGGGGCCGGGTTCACCGGTTCCGAGATCGCCTCGGCCTGCCGGGAGCGCGGTATCGAGGTGACGGTCGCCGAACGCGGCCCCGCACCCCTGGTGGGCGCGGTCGGCGGCACCCTGGCCAAGCTGGCGGCCGGCATGCACCGCGGGCACGGCGTGGACCTGCGCTGCGGGGTGACGGTCACCGCCCTGCGCGGGGACGGCGACGGCCGGTTCGTCGGCGCTGACCTCTCCGACGGCAGCCACCTCGACGCGGACGTGTGTGTCGCCGCACTGGGGGCGATCCGCAACGTCGAGTGGTTGGCCGACTCCGGACTGGCAGCGGGCCCCCGCGGCCTCGCCTGCGACGCCGGATGCCGAGCCTTCAACATGTACGGGATCGTCACCGACGACATCTTCGTGGCCGGCGACGTCTCCCGCTTCCCGCACCCGCTCTACGAGTACCAACTCCTCTCGCTGGAGCACTGGGGCAACGCGGTCGAACAGGCCGAGGTGGCGGCCCACAACATGGTCAATCCGGGGCCGCTGCGACGCCCGCACCTCGCCGTCCCGGTGTTCTGGTCGACCCAGTTCGGCCACAACATCAAGTCGGTGGGCGTCCCCACCTTCTCCGACCACGTCGTCATCGCCCAGGGCACGTTGGAGGCGGGCCGCCTGGCGGTTGTGTACGGCTATCGCGGACGGGTCACCGCCGCGGTCACCGTCAACATGGCCAAGGCGCTGGAGCACTACCGGAACCTGATCGAGTCCGCCGCCCCGTTCCCGCCGGAGCCCGGCGCCGCGGACCGCCCGCTCGCGGCCGAAATCGCGATCCCCTCCGACGTGCCGGATCCCAAGGGGCTTTCGCACGGCCCCACCGTGGCACTCACCGGCCACCTGCCGGACCGCCGGCTGGTCACGGTGCAGCACGGCTGA
- a CDS encoding carboxylate-amine ligase: MPAEAADRSWPVPTVGVEEEFLLVDPHSRRLAPKGPEVHAALSSAIPHAEPEMHAAQLELVTGVCHDLEELRSQLVCGRHRFAQAAEENGCRLIAVGMPPVESPPLFTPKDRYAYIQEIYGSLAHTSCVGGAHIHIGVDGLNEALHVCNLMRPWLPALLALFANSPVHNGTDTGYASWRTVVWSRWPTAGPPPHLPDAATYHGTVDQLVRSSAGLDEGMLYWYIRPSVRWPTVELRVADVSLTVDEELLLTALCRGLVQTALHPANRTPTEPPIRSEVLRASCWRAARYGMTGDLPDAATGNLVPAWQAVDALIAHIRPALLDSGDLPFVEQATGWLRTQGNGAQRLREVYQRSGQNPADVVDYAIQATRSAPYRLN, from the coding sequence ATGCCCGCCGAAGCGGCCGACCGCTCCTGGCCCGTACCCACCGTCGGCGTGGAAGAGGAGTTCCTCCTCGTCGACCCGCACAGCAGGCGACTGGCGCCCAAAGGCCCGGAGGTCCATGCGGCGCTGTCGTCCGCCATCCCGCACGCCGAGCCCGAAATGCACGCCGCACAACTGGAACTCGTCACCGGCGTCTGCCACGACCTGGAAGAACTGAGAAGCCAACTGGTCTGTGGACGCCACCGATTCGCCCAGGCCGCCGAGGAGAACGGCTGCCGACTCATCGCCGTCGGCATGCCACCGGTCGAAAGCCCGCCCCTCTTCACCCCCAAAGACCGGTACGCCTACATACAGGAGATCTACGGCTCGCTCGCCCACACCTCCTGCGTCGGCGGCGCCCACATCCACATCGGCGTCGACGGTCTCAACGAGGCCCTGCACGTCTGCAACCTCATGAGACCGTGGCTCCCCGCCCTGCTCGCCCTGTTCGCCAACTCCCCGGTGCACAACGGCACCGACACCGGCTACGCGAGCTGGCGAACCGTGGTCTGGTCCAGATGGCCGACCGCGGGACCACCCCCGCACCTCCCCGACGCCGCCACTTACCACGGCACCGTCGACCAACTGGTGCGCTCCTCCGCCGGCTTGGACGAGGGCATGCTCTACTGGTACATCCGCCCCTCGGTCAGATGGCCGACCGTGGAGCTACGGGTCGCCGACGTCTCCCTCACCGTGGACGAGGAGCTGCTGCTCACCGCCCTCTGCCGCGGCCTGGTCCAGACCGCCCTGCACCCGGCGAACCGCACGCCCACCGAACCACCGATCCGTAGCGAGGTGCTCCGCGCCTCCTGCTGGCGCGCGGCCCGCTACGGAATGACCGGAGACCTGCCGGACGCCGCGACCGGCAACCTCGTCCCCGCCTGGCAGGCCGTCGACGCGCTGATAGCCCACATACGGCCGGCCCTGCTGGACTCCGGCGACCTCCCCTTCGTCGAGCAGGCCACCGGATGGCTGCGCACCCAAGGCAACGGCGCCCAGCGACTCCGCGAGGTCTACCAGCGCTCGGGCCAGAACCCGGCGGACGTCGTCGACTACGCGATCCAGGCCACCAGGAGCGCCCCGTACCGCCTCAACTAA
- a CDS encoding enoyl-CoA hydratase, with translation MTTTPPTDSYETILVERTGRTALITLNRPEARNALNLQLMHEVVAATEALDRDPDCGCIVLTGSAKAFAAGADIKEMRPQGYLDMYLSDWFGAWDRLGRLRTPTVAAVAGYALGGGCELAMLCDVLLAADTAVFGQPEIKLGVLPGIGGSQRLTRAIGKAKAMEMCLTGRTMDAAEAERSGLVSRVVPADQLRTEALAVAETISGMSLPVAMMAKEAVNRSFETTLAEGVHFERRIFHAVFATADQKEGMTAFIDKRPPRFTHR, from the coding sequence ATGACCACCACGCCACCGACCGACAGCTACGAGACGATCCTGGTCGAACGCACCGGCCGCACCGCCCTGATCACCCTCAACCGGCCCGAGGCCCGCAATGCCCTGAACCTCCAGCTCATGCACGAGGTCGTCGCCGCCACCGAAGCCCTCGACCGGGACCCGGACTGCGGCTGCATCGTCCTCACCGGCTCCGCCAAGGCGTTCGCGGCCGGCGCCGACATCAAGGAGATGCGGCCGCAGGGCTACCTGGACATGTACCTGAGTGACTGGTTCGGCGCCTGGGACCGGCTTGGCCGGCTCCGCACGCCGACCGTCGCCGCCGTCGCCGGCTACGCCCTGGGCGGCGGATGTGAACTGGCCATGCTCTGCGACGTGTTGCTCGCCGCAGACACCGCCGTCTTCGGCCAACCGGAGATCAAACTGGGCGTACTGCCCGGCATCGGCGGCTCGCAACGGCTGACCCGCGCCATCGGCAAGGCCAAGGCGATGGAGATGTGCCTGACGGGCCGCACCATGGACGCCGCGGAGGCCGAACGCTCCGGCCTCGTCTCCCGCGTGGTGCCCGCCGACCAATTGCGCACCGAGGCACTTGCGGTCGCCGAAACCATTTCGGGCATGTCACTTCCGGTCGCAATGATGGCCAAAGAAGCGGTCAATCGGTCCTTCGAAACCACCCTCGCCGAAGGCGTCCACTTCGAACGCCGAATCTTCCACGCGGTCTTCGCCACCGCAGACCAAAAGGAGGGCATGACCGCCTTCATCGACAAGCGCCCACCCCGCTTCACCCACCGCTGA
- a CDS encoding AAA family ATPase, with the protein MVLPVLWICGPPGVGKTTVAWEMYSRATRGGRGAVGYVDIDQLGMCYPAPATDPGRHRMKARNLGAVAAGFRAAGVSSLIVSGVVDPAGGVRPEDVPQTAVTVCRLRAEREVLRLRFLGRGGPAGLVDAVLREADALDASDFADVRVDTGGLRVGEVTRLVGERLGGWPAPVAGRSVAAEARPAPPLATVGRPPVLWLCGATGVGKSTVGFEVYRRVLRAGVVAAYLDLDQLGFRHPVPDDDPGNHRLKAHNVAAVWGTYRAAGAQCLIMSGPVEDEAAAAVYADALGNAELAICRLHAGPEELTRRVMSRADGGSWDQPGDPLRGRSEAELLRVADRAVASAATLDATGVGGVRVATDGRTAAEVAEAVLADADLLSGVLNS; encoded by the coding sequence ATGGTGCTGCCGGTGCTGTGGATCTGTGGCCCACCAGGGGTCGGGAAGACCACGGTTGCCTGGGAGATGTACTCCCGGGCAACACGTGGCGGGCGCGGCGCGGTCGGGTACGTCGACATCGACCAGCTAGGGATGTGCTACCCCGCCCCCGCGACGGATCCGGGCCGGCACCGGATGAAGGCGCGCAATCTCGGTGCGGTGGCGGCCGGTTTCCGAGCCGCGGGCGTCAGCTCCCTGATCGTCTCCGGCGTCGTCGACCCCGCCGGTGGGGTGCGCCCGGAGGACGTTCCGCAGACCGCGGTGACGGTGTGTCGGTTGCGTGCCGAACGGGAGGTGCTCCGGCTGCGGTTCCTTGGTCGCGGCGGTCCCGCCGGGTTGGTCGATGCCGTGCTGCGGGAGGCCGATGCGCTGGACGCGAGCGACTTCGCGGATGTCCGTGTGGACACCGGCGGTTTGCGGGTGGGCGAGGTGACGCGGTTGGTCGGCGAGCGGCTGGGTGGGTGGCCCGCGCCGGTCGCCGGTCGGTCGGTCGCCGCGGAGGCGCGCCCGGCCCCGCCACTGGCGACCGTCGGCCGTCCTCCCGTCCTGTGGCTGTGCGGGGCGACCGGCGTCGGCAAGTCGACGGTCGGTTTCGAGGTCTACCGGAGGGTGCTGCGCGCCGGAGTGGTCGCGGCCTACCTCGATCTCGATCAGCTCGGCTTCCGCCACCCGGTGCCGGACGACGATCCGGGGAATCACCGGCTCAAGGCCCACAACGTGGCTGCGGTGTGGGGAACTTATCGGGCGGCCGGGGCGCAGTGCCTGATCATGTCCGGACCGGTTGAGGACGAGGCTGCGGCCGCGGTGTACGCGGACGCCCTGGGGAACGCGGAGTTGGCGATCTGCCGCCTGCACGCCGGACCGGAGGAATTGACGCGTCGCGTGATGTCCCGTGCGGACGGCGGGAGTTGGGATCAGCCGGGTGACCCGCTGCGGGGGCGGTCCGAGGCCGAACTGCTGCGGGTGGCCGACCGCGCGGTGGCGTCGGCCGCCACACTGGACGCTACTGGGGTCGGCGGAGTACGCGTCGCCACCGACGGGCGCACCGCGGCGGAGGTGGCCGAGGCCGTCCTCGCCGATGCCGATCTCCTGAGCGGGGTGCTCAATTCGTGA